The Bicyclus anynana chromosome 4, ilBicAnyn1.1, whole genome shotgun sequence genome window below encodes:
- the LOC112047302 gene encoding uncharacterized protein LOC112047302 isoform X1, producing the protein MAGCRDYLVGILICCLIGAKAELDINDLLSGNEIDLGPNDFTVNIGSLPQSKPQMTADDAKASYNVRKLLEDLRDSSSTGLYGIPPLDPYTHSKFPTLPISVPYVSGTVDVTDVKLTGLSGIKIAVLEVHLDSVRADLTFTVPLLKGEVNFNAELLLGGLFSMSIEGTLRAELKNIMVECSIGGHLNTSSSEPFYTLSALQAHYHADHMKVSIEGLDIDEDIVEAIESYKSNINLGDLTKTVDSYVSNQVLSQINEIIQKFSAEQVKTYLLDI; encoded by the exons ATGGCTGGATGTAGGGATTATTTAGTTGGAATATTAATATGTTGCTTAATTGGTGCAAAAGCGGAACTAGATATAAACGATCTCT tgaGTGGAAACGAAATCGATCTCGGCCCTAACGACTTTACGGTGAACATTGGTTCGCTACCACAAAGCAAGCCGCAAATGACCGCGGACGACGCCAAGGCCAGCTACAACGTTCGCAAGCTGCTGGAAGATCTGCGGGACTCGTCTTCAACTGGATTATACGGAATTCCACCTTTAGACCCATATACACACAGTAAATTTCCGACACTCCCTATCAGTGTACCTTACGTGAG tggTACAGTTGATGTTACGGATGTGAAGCTTACTGGTCTTAGTGGTATCAAAATAGCGGTGCTAGAGGTTCACCTGGACTCTGTCAGAGCAGACTTGACCTTCACTGTGCCATTGTTAAAAGGAgaag TCAATTTTAATGCAGAGCTGCTACTGGGTGGCTTGTTTTCAATGAGTATAGAAGGAACATTAAG AGCagaactaaaaaatataatggttGAATGTTCAATTGGTGGACACTTGAATACATCTAGTTCTGAACCATTTTATACGTTGTCGGCATTGCAAGCACATTATCATGCCGACCACATGAAG GTTAGCATTGAAGGCCTGGATATTGATGAGGATATTGTGGAGGCAATAGAGTCCTATAAATCAAATATCAATTTAGGAGACCTAACAAAGACAGTCGACAGTTACGTGAGCAACCAGGTTCTGagtcaaataaatgaaattattcaaAAGTTTTCTGCTGAGCAAGTGAAAACATATTTGctcgatatttaa
- the LOC112047301 gene encoding cyclin-C, with protein sequence MAGNFWQSSHHQQWILDKQDLFRDRQHDLAKLTEEEYQKVFNFFASIIQVLGEQLKLRQQVIATATVYFKRFYARNSLKCIDPLLLAPTCVFLASKVEEFGVISNSRLITTCQTVIKNKFSYAYGQQEFPYRTNHILECEFYLLENLDCCLIVYQPYRPLLLFVQDIHTQIQDDQILTYAWRIVNDSLRTDVSLLYPPYQIAISALHIACVMLGKENLKPWFAELNVDMDKIQEIVRTIINLYEMWKSYDEKKEIQGLLGKIPKPSPAPQR encoded by the exons ATGGCTGGTAACTTTTGGCAAAGTTCACATCATCAACAATGGATACTGGATAAACAAGATCTATTTCGTGATCGTCAACATGACCTGGCAAAGCTGACAGAGGAGGAGTATCAAAAAGTATTCAACTTTTTTGCAAGTATCATACAAGTATTGGGAGAGCAGTTGAAACTTCGACAGCAAGTTATAGCCACTGCTACGGTCTACTTCAAAAGATTCTATGCAAGAAACTCGCTGAAATGTATAGACCCGTTACTTTTAGCGCCCACTTGCGTGTTCCTAGCGTCCAAAGTGGAGGAGTTCGGTGTAATTTCCAATTCAAGACTTATAACGACATGCCAAACAGTGATCAAGAACAAATTCAGTTACGCGTACGGACAGCAAGAGTTCCCTTACAGGACAAACCACATACTGGAGtgtgaattttatttacttgaaaatttgGACTGTTGTCTCATTGTATATCAACCCTATAGACCTTTGTTGCTATTTGTTCAAGACATACACACTCAAATACAAGATGACCAAATTCTTACATACGCTTGGAGAATTGTTAATGATTCGTTGAGAACTGATGTCAGTTTGTTATATCCTCCTTATCAg attGCCATAAGTGCCCTTCATATAGCTTGTGTAATGCTCGGCAAAGAGAACCTCAAGCCCTGGTTTGCTGAGCTAAATGTAGATATGGATAAA ATACAAGAGATAGTAAGGAccattattaatttgtatgaaatgtgGAAGAGTTACGACGAAAAGAAAGAAATTCAAGGACTGCTAGGGAAAATTCCTAAACCTTCTCCAGCGCCACAGAGATAA
- the LOC112047302 gene encoding uncharacterized protein LOC112047302 isoform X2, translating into MCYENINHVSGNEIDLGPNDFTVNIGSLPQSKPQMTADDAKASYNVRKLLEDLRDSSSTGLYGIPPLDPYTHSKFPTLPISVPYVSGTVDVTDVKLTGLSGIKIAVLEVHLDSVRADLTFTVPLLKGEVNFNAELLLGGLFSMSIEGTLRAELKNIMVECSIGGHLNTSSSEPFYTLSALQAHYHADHMKVSIEGLDIDEDIVEAIESYKSNINLGDLTKTVDSYVSNQVLSQINEIIQKFSAEQVKTYLLDI; encoded by the exons ATGTGTTACGAAAACATAAACCATG tgaGTGGAAACGAAATCGATCTCGGCCCTAACGACTTTACGGTGAACATTGGTTCGCTACCACAAAGCAAGCCGCAAATGACCGCGGACGACGCCAAGGCCAGCTACAACGTTCGCAAGCTGCTGGAAGATCTGCGGGACTCGTCTTCAACTGGATTATACGGAATTCCACCTTTAGACCCATATACACACAGTAAATTTCCGACACTCCCTATCAGTGTACCTTACGTGAG tggTACAGTTGATGTTACGGATGTGAAGCTTACTGGTCTTAGTGGTATCAAAATAGCGGTGCTAGAGGTTCACCTGGACTCTGTCAGAGCAGACTTGACCTTCACTGTGCCATTGTTAAAAGGAgaag TCAATTTTAATGCAGAGCTGCTACTGGGTGGCTTGTTTTCAATGAGTATAGAAGGAACATTAAG AGCagaactaaaaaatataatggttGAATGTTCAATTGGTGGACACTTGAATACATCTAGTTCTGAACCATTTTATACGTTGTCGGCATTGCAAGCACATTATCATGCCGACCACATGAAG GTTAGCATTGAAGGCCTGGATATTGATGAGGATATTGTGGAGGCAATAGAGTCCTATAAATCAAATATCAATTTAGGAGACCTAACAAAGACAGTCGACAGTTACGTGAGCAACCAGGTTCTGagtcaaataaatgaaattattcaaAAGTTTTCTGCTGAGCAAGTGAAAACATATTTGctcgatatttaa